A genomic region of Salinibacter pepae contains the following coding sequences:
- a CDS encoding DUF2752 domain-containing protein, translating to MPTVQGAVGPVVRRLRAVPFEAVFWTAALLGAASIDPQAPGGINLCLIEHLGLPCPGDGLGTAIAHLARGHWTASWNAHPLAGPVVGVLAVHVVSLCRAAPAPAR from the coding sequence CAGTAGGGCCGGTCGTCCGGCGGCTTCGGGCCGTGCCGTTCGAGGCAGTCTTCTGGACGGCGGCCCTGCTCGGTGCGGCCAGCATCGACCCGCAGGCCCCCGGCGGCATCAACCTGTGCCTGATCGAGCACCTGGGCCTCCCGTGTCCGGGCGACGGCCTGGGGACCGCCATCGCGCACCTCGCCCGTGGGCACTGGACGGCGTCGTGGAACGCGCACCCGCTGGCGGGCCCCGTCGTCGGCGTGCTCGCGGTGCACGTCGTGTCGCTGTGCCGGGCGGCGCCCGCCCCGGCCCGCTGA
- a CDS encoding TM2 domain-containing protein, which produces MSNVLRYLPELEGDEQVEVARLLNDMSDAQAEHFARIYRSRRRDPAHILILAAVGFVGAAGLQRLYTEKVALGLVYLFTGGLCLIGTIYDVIKYQDLAVRYNRDVALEVAQTVRQVYDTTDDSGGAQK; this is translated from the coding sequence ATGTCCAACGTGCTCCGCTACCTCCCTGAACTCGAGGGCGACGAACAGGTCGAGGTCGCCCGCCTGCTCAACGACATGAGCGACGCGCAGGCCGAGCACTTCGCGCGCATCTACCGGTCGCGCCGCCGCGACCCGGCCCACATCCTGATTCTCGCGGCGGTGGGGTTTGTCGGCGCCGCGGGGCTACAGCGGCTCTACACGGAGAAGGTTGCCCTGGGGCTCGTCTACCTCTTCACGGGCGGGCTGTGCCTGATCGGGACGATCTACGACGTCATCAAGTACCAGGACCTCGCCGTCCGCTACAACCGGGACGTGGCGCTGGAGGTGGCCCAGACCGTGCGGCAGGTGTACGACACCACCGATGATTCGGGCGGGGCCCAGAAGTGA